From one bacterium Scap17 genomic stretch:
- a CDS encoding ABC transporter substrate-binding protein produces the protein MVGSLLSAGIAQADISDGVIKIGYLADMSGTYRDLAGPGGLDALKMAVEDFGGSVNGMPIEVLSADDRNSADVGANTVRGWIDQQNVDMVAGLVASSVSIAVTRILAEQDTLGIVSGSAASSITNEHCTPNHVHWVYDTYPLAHGTAKAIVDEGGDSWFLLTADYAFGHALEGDVEKVVNENGGTIVGKVRHPFPTSDFSSYILQAQGSGAKIVGLANAGSDTVNALTTASQFGVVQAGQSLAGLLIFLNDVHALGLEVAQGLQLTTGWYWDLNDETRAWSQRYHERNERMPTMVQAGIYSSTLHYLNAVAAAGSDDTATVRARMGETPVNDMFASNGTIRADGRMVHDMYLVKVKAPFESQGEWDVYDVIRTIPGAEAYRPLADSQCELVKG, from the coding sequence ATGGTGGGATCACTGCTGTCGGCGGGAATCGCGCAGGCCGATATCAGCGACGGCGTGATCAAGATCGGTTACCTGGCCGACATGTCAGGCACCTATCGTGACCTGGCAGGCCCGGGCGGCCTCGATGCACTCAAGATGGCGGTCGAGGACTTCGGCGGCAGCGTCAACGGCATGCCGATCGAGGTATTGAGTGCCGATGACCGCAACAGCGCCGATGTCGGTGCCAATACGGTGCGCGGCTGGATCGATCAGCAGAATGTCGACATGGTCGCCGGGCTGGTGGCCTCATCGGTGAGCATCGCGGTGACGCGGATTCTCGCCGAACAGGACACGCTGGGAATCGTTTCCGGCTCGGCGGCTTCCAGCATCACCAATGAGCATTGCACGCCCAATCATGTCCACTGGGTGTACGACACCTATCCGCTGGCGCATGGCACGGCCAAGGCGATCGTCGATGAAGGCGGCGACAGCTGGTTCCTTTTGACCGCGGACTACGCCTTCGGTCATGCCCTGGAAGGCGATGTGGAAAAGGTGGTGAACGAGAACGGCGGCACCATCGTCGGCAAGGTACGTCATCCATTCCCGACCAGTGATTTCTCCTCCTACATCCTGCAGGCGCAGGGCTCCGGGGCCAAGATCGTCGGGCTGGCCAATGCCGGGTCGGACACCGTCAATGCGTTGACCACGGCGAGTCAGTTCGGCGTGGTGCAGGCCGGGCAGTCGCTGGCGGGGCTGCTGATCTTCCTCAACGACGTGCATGCCCTGGGGCTTGAGGTGGCGCAGGGGCTGCAGCTCACCACCGGCTGGTACTGGGACCTCAATGACGAGACACGTGCCTGGTCCCAGCGCTATCACGAGCGCAATGAGCGCATGCCGACCATGGTGCAGGCCGGTATCTACTCCAGCACCCTGCATTACCTGAATGCGGTCGCGGCCGCAGGTAGCGATGACACCGCCACCGTGCGCGCCAGAATGGGCGAGACGCCGGTCAACGACATGTTCGCCAGCAACGGCACCATCCGTGCCGATGGGCGCATGGTGCACGACATGTATCTGGTCAAGGTCAAGGCGCCCTTCGAGTCTCAAGGCGAGTGGGATGTCTATGACGTGATCCGCACCATCCCCGGCGCTGAGGCCTACCGACCGCTGGCGGACAGCCAGTGCGAGCTGGTCAAGGGCTGA
- a CDS encoding branched-chain amino acid ABC transporter permease encodes MTMIFGIPLMVLFGQLMLGLINGAFYALLSLGLAVIFGLLRIINFAHGAQYMLGAFAALLGAQYLGLNYWTALIVVPLVVGALGIVVERLLLRRIQHLDHLYGLLLTFGLALIFEGTLVNLFGVSGSSYPIPEALSGGFKLSFMFLPTYRAWVLVAALVVCFGVWFLIERTRLGAYLRAGTENPELVQAFGINVPLMVSLTYGLGVALAAFAGVLAAPLYPVSPTMGSSLLIVVFAVVVIGGMGSILGAILTGLAMGLIEGLTKVFYPEAANTVIFVVMVMVLMLRPAGLFGKEA; translated from the coding sequence ATGACCATGATTTTTGGAATACCCCTGATGGTGCTGTTCGGCCAGTTGATGCTGGGGCTGATCAACGGTGCCTTCTATGCATTGCTGAGCCTTGGGCTGGCGGTGATCTTCGGTCTGTTGCGCATCATCAACTTCGCGCATGGTGCCCAGTACATGCTGGGCGCCTTCGCGGCGCTGCTGGGAGCGCAATATCTGGGGCTCAACTACTGGACGGCGCTGATCGTGGTGCCGCTGGTGGTGGGCGCCCTGGGCATCGTGGTCGAGCGTCTGCTGCTGCGGCGCATCCAGCATCTTGATCACCTCTATGGCCTGTTGCTGACCTTCGGGCTGGCGCTGATCTTCGAGGGCACACTGGTGAATCTGTTCGGCGTCTCGGGGTCGAGCTATCCGATCCCCGAGGCGCTGAGTGGAGGCTTCAAGCTGAGCTTCATGTTCCTGCCCACCTACCGCGCCTGGGTGCTGGTGGCGGCGTTGGTGGTCTGCTTCGGAGTCTGGTTCCTGATCGAGCGCACGCGTCTCGGTGCCTATCTGCGCGCGGGAACCGAGAATCCCGAGCTGGTGCAGGCCTTCGGCATCAATGTGCCCTTGATGGTGTCGCTGACCTACGGGCTCGGCGTGGCGCTTGCCGCCTTCGCCGGCGTGCTGGCCGCGCCCTTGTATCCCGTCTCGCCGACCATGGGCTCGAGCCTGCTGATCGTGGTGTTCGCGGTGGTGGTCATCGGCGGGATGGGCTCGATTCTCGGCGCTATTCTCACCGGGCTCGCGATGGGGCTGATCGAGGGGCTGACCAAGGTGTTCTATCCCGAGGCTGCCAATACCGTGATCTTCGTGGTGATGGTGATGGTGTTGATGCTTCGCCCTGCCGGGCTGTTCGGAAAGGAGGCCTGA